DNA from Phocoena phocoena chromosome 1, mPhoPho1.1, whole genome shotgun sequence:
AGGCCTACCGACGCCCCTTTCCCACTGGGACCTCTTCACCTGGCGGGAAGACTTAGCCACGTGGGTTGGGAGGTTTCCTCCAGCTTCTCACCCTGGCTCCTTCCTTCCCCGACTCCCCATGCCTCAGCTTTCACATATATGATTCCTAGACGCTGTTATAACAATCAAATCCCACACACCCTGATTCAGCAGAAAAGCCAGTTATGTCCTCAGTCAATCTGTGCGGGAGTGAGGGAGCTGGAGTGGAAAGGGAACTGGGTGGGGAAAGGCGCCATAAGCTTAGCTGCCAATTCTCCCCCTGGCTCTCTTTCTATCCTGATGGATCCTACCCCCACCTGAATCTGGAATTGGGACACAGCTTGAGGTCAGGGGTGAGGAAGAGGTCGGCAGGACAGTTTGTGACCCTGGCAGAGGTGGAACCCGATCCCTTTGCGTTTCTGATTAATAACTTAAACCGAATTCCAGAGTCAATGCAAGGTCCAGTGCGAAAGCAAGAAGTGAATGATGGAAAGTCAGTAGATCTGAATCTTAAGGCCACCTGATAGGGAGTTCCCAAGAAGACCCTACCTCTCTAGGACCATTTCATTTCCCCAGTTTTCCTGCTCCTACTCAAATCCCACCTTTCTGGGTATGCGGGCTTTCTATCCATCCCCTCTTCCTCTCATTTAGCTTTCTTGTCTTCCAACAAGAGGACAAGTAAAAGCAACTGCTCCCCGTTCATCAGGAGAGCTGGGGAATCATCACTGCCTCTGCGTAGGTGAAGGGACTGCAGCAGCAAGTCCAGCAGGGGCTCCTTGCTCACCCAGCCCCGCACACCTAGGGGCTTCATCTGGGGTGGAGAGAAGTGCATTTCTGCCTCCACACGGGTAAAGCTGGGTGAAGGGTTGCTGAAGGGTGGTTAGGGGCTGGAAGACAGGACAGATGTCTGTGGTAACCCCCACCAGGTCCACATGGTCAAGACCACTGGCCAGCCTCTTACCCTGAGTGTGGAAGCAACGCCCAGTCCCCCATCAACATTCAGACAGGCAGTGTGACTTTTAACCCTGAGTTGCTACCTCTGCAGCCCCATGGATATGAACAGCCTGGCACCGAGCCTTTGGACCTGCACAATAATGGCCACACAGGTAAAAAGACCAGGTCTCCAAGGAGATATAAGCTCCAGTTCCAATCTTAGGAGTCAGAAGTGAAGAAGCATTCTCCTAACTTCTAAATTCTCAGAAGGTTTCATCTATAAACTTGGAGACATGAGAATGGGGATCAGGCTCCTGTAGCCAAAGGTGGGCACTGAATGTGTATGATCAAGCTTTATGGGTGGGTTAGCATCATAGCATTGACTAGATCTTTACTAGAAAagcagtggctaggacttccagccagtggtccagtggttcaaACTCCAAGCTCCCACTgcaagggggcacgggtttgatccctggtcggggaactaagatcccacatgccacacgcagggtgcggccaaaaagaaaaaagaaaagcagtggcCTATGGGAAGAAGTGGGTGATGTGCAGGGAGACAGAAAAGGCTGGCCAAATCTCCCCAAAGTGGTGGCAACCCAGGGGTGGGAACATATCCACATTCGTCCACCAACCCTAACTCGCTCTCTTTCCCTCACAGTGCAACTCTCTCTGCCCCCTACCCTGTATCTGGAAGGACTTCCCCGAAAATACGTAGCTGCCCAGCTCCACCTGCACTGGGGTCAGAAAGGATCCCCGGGGGGGTCAGAGCACCAGATCAATGGCGAAGCCACAGCTGCAGAGGTACCAGGGAGCAAAGCCTCGATTAGGACACAGTGGTAGGCACTGTCGGTGCCAGGGGGAAAGGAAGGATCTGGAAACTGGGAAAAGTCATACTTGGGGGAAAAGGACAAGCTTTGTGGGACAGATTTAGGGCATGctagaggtggtggtggtggctagGATAAAAGCTTttgggagggggtggtggagaAACATTAAATGATTcaattccctctcccctccctcagctCCACATCGTACATTATGATTCTGATTCCTACGAAAGCTTAAGTGAGGCTGCTCAGAGGCCTCAGGGCCTGGCTGTCTTGGGCATCCTCATTGAGGTCAGTGGCCCCCAATCCCTCCTTGGTCTCTCTCCACTTCCTCTGTATCCCTCAGTCCTATTTTGCCCATGTCTGTTGCTGGTCGCCCTCCCAAGACAAGTCAGCAACCCATTCTGACTATTTATCCTATACACAAATGTCTTACTCCAAACATGGACTCATCCCGAACTCTCTCACCCTTTCCTCCCCATACAGGTGGGTGAGACTAAGAATCCAGCTTATGAACACATTCTGAGTCACTTGCATGAAATCAGGCATAAAGGTGAGCCCTAAAAATCTATCTTAAGACAAAGTAACATTAATTAGGCTTCAGGGAAATTTCTCAAAAAGGCCTGAGAGGCTTGGAACGAGGCAGTGAGTTGGGGCCGGAGTAGGTAGGGTGTTCGCTTCTAGGAGCCCTGTCTAGGTAAGCGAGGGTGCAGTGAGAGGGAGATGAGTCCTAGTCTGTTCTTGCCCAGATCAGAAGACCTCAGTGCCTCCCTTCAACCTGAGAGAGTTGTTCCCGCCACTGCTGGCGCAGTACTTCCGTTACAATGGCTCGCTCACCACACCGCCCTGCTACCAGAGTGTGCTCTGGACAGTCTTCAGTCGAAGGGCCCAGATTTCAATAGGACAGGTGAGTGGTGGAGAGGTGAGACAGCAGACATAGTTGTAACCTCAAACCCTTTCCCACTCCCGAGAGCGAGTGCCACTTGTCCCTTAATCCCACTCTTCTACTTCTCAGCTGGAAAAGCTTCAAGAGACACTGTTCTCCACGGAAGAGGAGCCCTCTAAGCTCCTGGTACAGAACTACCGAGCCCCCCAGCCTCTCAATCAGCGAACGGTCTTTGCTTCGTTCATCCAAGGTAACTGTATAGGGCTCGGAAAACGAGACGGGAAACCGGGGGACTCAATGGCAGGAACTAGGGAACCCCTGGGAAGGAATAGAAGGCTAACACG
Protein-coding regions in this window:
- the CA14 gene encoding carbonic anhydrase 14, which produces MLFFTLLLEVIWTLAANGGQHWTYEGPHGQDHWPASYPECGSNAQSPINIQTGSVTFNPELLPLQPHGYEQPGTEPLDLHNNGHTVQLSLPPTLYLEGLPRKYVAAQLHLHWGQKGSPGGSEHQINGEATAAELHIVHYDSDSYESLSEAAQRPQGLAVLGILIEVGETKNPAYEHILSHLHEIRHKDQKTSVPPFNLRELFPPLLAQYFRYNGSLTTPPCYQSVLWTVFSRRAQISIGQLEKLQETLFSTEEEPSKLLVQNYRAPQPLNQRTVFASFIQVGSLYTTGEMLSLGVGILVGCLCLLLAIYFIARKIRKKRLGNRKSVVFTSARATEA